CCATCGTTTTAGCTGGATACACCCATTTGGCAATGGTAATGGCCGCGTGGTTCGTCTGCTAACCTATGCTTTGCTGATCAAGTACGGATTCAATGTAAAAACCGGCGGCAGAGTGTTGAACCCAACAGCGGTATTCTGCAATGACCGCGATCAGTATTACTCCATGTTGGCACGCGCTGATTCCGGTGCAGGGAAAGAATTGGAGGTATGGTGCATTTATGTATTGCAAGGCATCCTGGACGAATTACGTAAAGTGGATCGGCTTACTGACCTTGGTTATTTGAGCGACAGAATTCTTACACCTGCAATTTTTTATGCCAAGGAAAGACAGCTCATTACGGCGATGGAAGAGAGTGTGTTGCGCATAAGCGTAAAAAACGGTGTAGCCAAGGCTGCTGATCTGGCGGCTGGTATGCCCGGTATGTCATCCGCCCAGCGCACCTATCAAATCAAAAAATTGGTGGAGCGAAAAATGTTGCAGCCCATCAAGGAGGGCGCACGTCAATATACCATTGGATTTAGTAATAACTATCTGATACGAGGCGTAATTCGTGCCTTGTCAAATGAAGGATTTATCCCCGCAACACTGAATAAAGCTGATTAAATAACTGTGGAATGAAGATGGCGTAGCCGTGCTGGATAAGTTGATCCGTGGGTGATGTGTGTTCGACTATAGATTTGAAGAGCACAAAAATTCAGAAGATGGTGTTTATCCGGCATCGTGAGACTTTTCAGCGCAACGACGTGAATAAAATGTTGGAACGCATGATCCCAGATAAGTCAAAGAGTCGTATCCAAATACACGTCCGAGAAAATCGCTTGAATTTCGAACACCCGCAGCGGTTTACAGCAAACCCCTACCAATATGGGTTCACTAAATCCATGACTAAACATTAACTGTTGTGGTTAGCACTTAAATTCGTCCAGCTTGTGCTGAGCTGTCTGTTTAGAAAAACGGGTTTAGGTAATGCTCACCAGCGAATTCAGATAGCGACTAAGATTTCCTACGTAACGCGCAGCATTGGTATGCAGGGCTGCGATTTCTTCTTCTCTCAAGCTGCGCAACACCTTGCCGGGCGAACCTACCACCAGCGAATTATCTGGAATTACTTTGCCTTCGGTAATCAGCGTGTTCGCGCCTATCAGGCAATTGCGGCCGATTACGGCGTGATTAAGGATGGTGCTGTGGATGCCGATTAGGCTGCCGTCGCCGATGGTGCAGCCGTGCAGCATTACCAAGTGGCCAACAGTGACGTTGTTGCCTATGGTGAGCGGTGCGCCGGGATCGGTGTGCAGCACTGAACCATCTTGAATGTTGCTGTTTTCACCAATGTGGATGGGTTCGTTGTCGCCACGTATCACGGCGTTGAACCAGATGCTGACATTATTTTCGAGAATGACCGAGCCGATGACGCTGGCATTGGGCGCGATGAAATGCTGTTGTCCGCGTAGTTCCGGTGTGCGGTCTGACAGGGTGTAAAGCATGGATCAGCCCAATGCCGCCACACCAGCTTGCGCGATCTGCCCATCTTCAAACGAGCGCACGCCGCTGATGCCGAGTCCGCCAATGATCTGGTTGTCATGCATGAGTGGCACCCCGCCTTCGGAAGGGAGGACGCCCGGCAGGGCGAGATGAATCAGGCGACCGCCCATTACCGCGTCTTCGATAACCTTGGTCGGCCGTTGAAAGGCAACCGCTGCCCGCGCTTTCTGGGTGGCGATTTCCACGCTGCCAAACTGGGTGTCGTGATTGCGTTGAAGATAAAGCAGATGGCCACCATCATCCACGATGGCAATCACTACTCGCCAGGAATTGCGTAGTGCCTCGGCCTCGGCAGCCATAGCAATTTTTTTAGCATCGTCAAGCGTGAGGATAGGTTTGCTGATCATGGTTGATGTGCTGCCAATGCGTTAAATATTCGGTCGCGTATGCTGTCCACGCTGCCGATGCCAGGAATATTGATGCAGTGCGGCGCGTGCGTACCATCAGACTTCCCCTTGGCGGACCCACTTTTCTCCCAATTTAAGTAGTATTCGACGAGAGGTTTAGTTTGTTCATGATAGACCTCAAGACGTTTTCTGACGGTATCTGCGCGGTCATCCGGGCGTTGTATCAAGTCTTCACCGGTGATGTCGTCCTTACCGGGTATTTTGGGTGGATTGAATATTATATGGTAGGTACGTCCCGAAGCGGGATGGGCGAGACGACCATCCATACGCTGGATGATGTCGCTATCCGGAACCTCGATTTCCACCACAAAATCAATACCGATGCCGGCGTCTTTTATTGCTTGGGCTTGCGGTATGGTGCGTGGAAAACCATCCAGCAGGAAGCCATTGACGCAGTCTGCTTCTTTAATGCGTTCTTTCACCAGGTTGATAATGATGTCATCAGATACCAATCCACCTGCATCCATTATTTTTTTGGCTGCTTGTCCTAGCGGGCTATCCGCCTTGACCGCCGCGCGCAACATATCTCCGGTTGATATTTGAGGGATATTGAATTTCTCTTTAATCAGGTTGGCTTGGGTGCCTTTACCGGCGCCAGGTGCGCCTAACAGTATAAGTCTCATGGTGGTGCTCCGTTTATTTGGTCGTTGATTATACGCTTGCTGTCAAATAGCTTGCGGGTAGCGTGCAGATCTTGTTCGGTATCGACTCCACTGGGGGGTACGTCTGCGCTAATGGTTACTCCAATCTTGTAACCGTGCCATAGGGCACGTAATTGTTCCAACATCTCAATCTGTTCGATGGCAGCAGGGGCGAGTTTGAGAAAAGTCCGCAGAAAACCGGCACGGTAAGCATAAATACCGATGTGGCGTAATACCGTGAGATTTTCCGGCTGTGATGTGCCAGATGTGTGCGCATCGCGCGGATAAGGAATCGGCGCACGGCTGAAATACAGGGCATTGCTGTGTTTATCCAGCACCACTTTGACAATGTTGGGATTGCGCATGGCCTCTTCATCATGGATGGGATGACAGGCGGTGGTCATGGCGCATTCCGGGTGGCCGTACAAGTGTTGTGCTACGGCACTGATTAGTGCGGGTGGCATGAGGGGTTCGTCGCCCTGTACGTTGACTACAATAGTATCGTCGGGCCACTCAAGCTGTTCCACCACTTCGGCAATGCGGTCGGTGCCGCTGGTGTGGTGAGCGTGAGTCAGGCAAGCCTTAAAACCATATTCATGCACGGCAGCTATGATGGATTGATGATCAGTGGCAATCCATATTTGCTGCGCACCACTTTGAGCGGATTGCTCGGCAACTCGCACCACCATCGGCTTGCCGGCAATCGGCAATAACGCCTTACCCGGCAAGCGGGTAGAGGCGAAACGTGCCGGAATGACGACATGAAAGGCTATCATCGAAGTCGTTCGATTTCTTCCGGAGTAAGCTTACGCGCTTCATCTGCCAGCATTACGGGAATGTCATCCTGTATAGGAAATGCCAGACGATCCGCCTTGCAGATTAATTCCTGTTCGGTTTTGCGATAAACCAGCGGGGATTTGCACAATGGGCAAACCAGGATTTCAAGTAGTTTGGAGTCCATCAGGAGTAAGCCTTTCTAGGATTTGTTGGGTAAGCAAGGAATCCAACTGCGCATCCACGCGTAGCACCCAGCATTTTTCGTTGGCGAATGTCGTGCATTTTACCGCATCTTTTTCCGTCATGAGTATTGCGTCTGCATCAGTGTAGTCCAGATCGGCAGGCGTGAAGCGATGATGGTCGGGGAAAGGATGGGCTTGTGCCTTCAATCCCAGACGGTTCAGATGCGAGAAGAAGCGCTGTGGGTGGCCGATCCCGGCAATGGAGTGCAGACGTTGGCCGTAAAAATCAGCAGCGTGAGCAGAAGTATTCGGATTGAGCAGGTTGTAAAAACTTTCCCCATAGAGTTGCATGCTGTGTTGGTCTTTGGTGGCCATGCCCCCATGAATAACGACGGCATCCACCTGCGTCAGGCGTGATATGGGCTCACGCAACGGGCCGGCCGGGAGTAGAAAGCCATTGCCAAAACGACGTATCCCATCTACTACTGCAATTTCAAAATCGCGCTGCAAGCGGTAATGTTGCAGGCCATCATCGCTAAGCACGATATCGCATTCAGGATGAGCTTGTAACAGCGCGCGAGCTACGCCAACGCGATCGCGCCCGATCCACACGGGACACAGCTTACGTTGTGCCATCAACACCGCTTCATCGCCGGCCTCATCGGGGCTGCTTGACGCATGCACGGGCAGCGGGGATGTAGTGGTGCCCCCGTACCCGCGACTGATGATGCCGGGATGCCAGCCGCTATCAATTAATTGCTGCGCCAACCATAGTGTAAGCGGTGTTTTGCCGCTACCGCCAACGGTAATATTGCCCACCACGATGATAGGTACCGGCAACTTCACGCTCGTTAAAATGCCGATACGGTAAAGCGCACGTCGAGTTGCCGCCAGCATGCGGAATATAAAACTGACTGGCAACAGGATGAGGTGTAGCGGAGTGGTGCGATACCAGTGTTGCTCTAGCCACTGCATTCGCTTAGCCTAGTCGCCCGTTATTTTCGGCTGGTGGTAAAGGTAATGCGACCATAACCAGCAAGACGCGCTGCTTCCATGATGTTAATTACTGCTTGGTGCGGTGCCTTGGCATCGGCGTTAATAATGATGGTCGGATCTTTTTGCTCGCCAGCGGCTGCACGCAGCGCTTGCGACATATTCTGCACGTTATTGAATGTCGTGGCCGCACTGTTGATGGCGTAGTGCTCCGAAGCATCTACTGACACATTGATTTGTTTTGCTTGTGAAGTTGTTTCATCGCCACTAGCCTGCGGCAGGTTAATCTGTAATTCGGAAAATTTGGTGTAGGTGGTCGACACCATTAGAAAAATTATGATTACCAGGAATATATCTATCATTGGAATCAAGTTGATTTCTGGTTCCTCACGCATGCGACCGCGTTGAAAATTCATGGCTTAACCTCGGCGTGCGCCATGTATGATTTCAATTAGTTTGATTGCTTGCTGTTCCATCTCGATAGTCAGGCCATCTACTTTAGCGCGGAAATGGCGATAAAAAATCATACTGGGGATAGCCACCATCAGACCGAATGCCGTATTGTACAAGGCTATCGAGATGCCATGGGCGAGTGCGGCGGGCGCACTTTCTGCGGTATTCTGCACGCCAAAAATTTCAATCATTCCCACCATCGTGCCGAACAGGCCTAACAGTGGGCTTATTGAAGCGATTGTCCCTAATGTAGTGAGAAAGCGCTCAAGCTCATGTGCGGCAGCGCGTCCTGCTTCCTCGACAGACTCTTTCATCACTGTGGACGGGCTTTTAATGTTTTTGAGGCCAGCGGCGAAGATACGACCAAGCGGGGATTCTGCTTCTAAACGGGAAAGCATGGCATCGCTGACTCCGCGCTGCTTAAGTTCCTGGACCACTTCATTGAATAGCTCGGCAGGTGCAATTTTTTTGCTGCGCAGGGTCATCAAGCGTTCTGCAATTAACGCAACAGCAATCACAGATGCAACTATCAGAAACCAAATCGGCCAACCAGCCGCTTCTACAAGAGCAAACACTGAACTTCTCCAAAATATGCTTAAATTTAACAAAGCGGAACTGTATCTGGTCACACTTGTTTGAGCAAGATTTCTCAAGCTAATTTAACCTGAATGTTCCTTAAGTTCGTATCATAATTGTTTTGATAACAGCACTATAAAGCGAAGTGGCGGTGATACTGTCGCATGCACAAAAATTGTGTGGATAACTATGTGGATAAGATATTAGAAACAATGCTTAACTGCTTATAATATAACCAATTTTGGCCACCTGTTTAATTTGCATATATTTAAAATATACAATAAAAACAAAAGCATATTATATATCACCAAAGTATTGCGCTATAATTTTTGTGTAATATGCCCTCTTCCTAAAATTGTGGATTATTAAAGAATGTCAATATGATTTTTAAATTAGTTGAAGATGAAAAAAATCATGTATTCAGTGTGCAAGAGCTCAACATGGCCGCTAAGCAGATATTGGAAAACGGCTTGCCCCTGCTATGGGTGCGTGGCGAAATTTCCAATTTTGTCTGTGCTACTTCCAGGCATTGGTATTTTTCCCTGAAAGATGAGCAGGCACAGGTACGTTGCGTGATGTTCCGCCACAAAAGCCAGTACCTTGACTGGCAACCCAAGAATGGCATGCAAGTGGAAGTGTTGGCTCTGGCCACGTTGTATGAAGCGCGTGGTGAATTTCAATTGACGCTGGAACAGATGCGGCCAGCAGGACTGGGGGCGTTATATGATGCGTTCGAACGCCTCAAACGCAAACTGGAAGCCGAAGGGTTGTTCGATGCTGCGCGAAAACGACCGCTGCCGTTCCTCCCCGTACAAATTGGCATTGTCACTTCGCCGCAGGCAGCAGCGTTACGCGATGTGTTGATTACCTTGGCTAAGCGTATGCCCAGTACTTCTGTCGTGCTGTATCCCACACCGGTACAAGGAGAGGGGGCGGCGCAAAAGATCGCGCAAGCCATTCGACTGGCTAATGAGCGTGCTGAGTGCGACGTGCTGATGCTATGTCGTGGTGGTGGCAGTATCGAGGATTTGTGGGCATTTAACGAAGAAATACTAGTGCGTGCCATCGTCGCCAGTCGTATTCCGGTAGTGAGTGGCATCGGCCATGAAACCGATGTTACCATCGCTGATTTTGTTGTAGATCAGCGTGCTGCTACACCCACTGCAGCAGCGCAACTGGTTGTGCCGGAGCGGCAAGCATTATTGCAACGCGTATACCATTGGGCACAGCGATTAGCACATGGCAAGCAGCGCCAATTCGAACGTGTTATGCAGCAGCTCGACTACTTGCAGCGGCGTTTGGTGCATCCTGCACAGCGAGTACAACAACAAACTCAGCACCTTGATCATCTGCAGCGACGCTTGGAGACCGTGCTCGCTTACATGTTACAGCGTCAACGATGGCGTTGGCAGTTGTTGCAGCGACGTTTACATACGGTGTGTCCAAACATTGAGCAGCTTAGTGTGCGGCAGACGGTTTTGGCTCGCCACCTGCTGGAAGTCATGCAGCGCACACTGGAACGCTACAATGCGCGTCTAGGTAGCATACATCAGCACCTCGACCATCTCGATCCGCAACAGGTGCTGGCGCGCGGCTACAGCATGGTGCGTGATGCACATGGCGCAATTATTTTAGACAGCACTGTTTTACCTGTAGGCGCGCGCCTTGATATCACTTTCGCGCATAGTTGGGCGCATGTGGAATTAAAAGATAAGGGGGAATCTTCCCCAGTGCAGCTGTGAGTGTGAACGAGAGAGAGGATCTTAAGTTGTTATATCTCAGAAGATTTAACGTTGAAAAAAGCAGCATTGTTAATTTCGTTAACTTGATGCGATAGCTGTAGGTTGATCAAGTAGAAGGTTTTAGAGTAGAATCGCGCTTCTTTTGCAAACTAGTTGGGGAAATAGCTATGGCTCGCGTCTGTCAAGTAACGGGGAAACGCCCAATGGTGGGAAACAATGTATCTCACGCCAATAATAAAACAAAGCGTCGTTTCCTGCCGAATTTGCAGCGTCGTCGTTTGTGGGTTGAAACTGAAAATCGCTGGGTATCTTTACGCCTTACCAATGCCGGATTGCGTACCATTGACAAGAATGGTATCGATGCGGTGTTGCTTGAAATGCGCGCACGCGGCGAAAACGTCTAAGGAGTAACAAAAAATGCGTGAAAAAATCAAGCTTGAATCCAGCGCCGGCACTGGTCATTTCTATACGACGGATAAAAATAAGCGCACTACGCCGGAAAAAATTGAGATCAAGAAATTTGATCCAGTGGTGCGCAAACATGTGATGTACAAAGAAACCAAGCTGAAGTAAACCCTTCGCTTTGTTTGAGTGTATGAAAAAACCCGCTTAAGCGGGTTTTTTGTTTAGGCTCACAAAAGAAATATACTAAGCGTAACACCTCAATCGTTGGGAAAATTCCTGTAACGCTGCAATCCCGCTGTTTTCCGCTCGATGACACCAATCTTCCAATTGTTTTACTAATTGCTCCTTGGTCGCCGTAGAGCTTTGCCAGATGACGGCCAGTTCTTGGCGCAGAGTATAGGTTGTCTGTAGGATACCGCTAGCTTTAATTACCTCACTTAGTTTCGTTTTTTGTTGTTCTGTCAAAACATTCTCATCCAAGTGTAGCCAATGTTTGATACGCACCACATCAATTTTATCTGAGGCTTGTAGCTTGAGCCGGGCTATTTCTATCGAGTAAGTTTTTTTCAGTAATTGGGCATATCTGGCGGTGACTTCGTAGCGGTTAGCAATAACGGCGTGCAGGGTCTCCATATCACATGAAGTCTTGGCTTGGTTCAGGCGTATTCGCGGGGCACGCCTCTTAACTTGTGCTAGACCGAGCGTCTCTATAATGCGGATATAGAGCCAGCCGATGTCGATTTCATACCACTTATTGGAAAGTTTAGCGGAGGAAGCATAAGCATGATGGTTGTTGTGCAGCTCTTCACCGCCGATGAAAATACCCCACGGCACGATGTTAGTGGAAGCATCCTCCGTCTGGAAGTTACGATACCCCCAATAGTGCCCAAGACCGTTGACAATACCGGCTGCATTAATAGGTATCCATGCCATTTGTACGGCCCAGATGGTTAGACCCAGTGGGCCAAACAACAGTACGTTGATAATCAGCATCAGCGCAATGCCGAGTTCACTGCGTTTGCTGAAAAGATTGTTTTCCAACCAGTCGTTTGGTGTACCGTGGCCGTATTTGTCTAGTGTTTCCTGATTCTCGGCTTCTTTG
This genomic interval from Candidatus Nitrotoga sp. AM1P contains the following:
- a CDS encoding Fic family protein; its protein translation is MPIFSHHNLTLLNPSFDSPLVDVLTELEHLRRLQLQGTTPAQVFFQLKYIFHMLESLGSARIEGNHTTLADYVESKLEGTRQAPSDQLREMENIEAAMAYIEESIQSGDGLTEHFIRELHAIAVKELEREGDATPGAYRQKQVKIAQSEHLPPEFIQVPHYMQDLVAFINENHPPKYDLIKVALAHHRFSWIHPFGNGNGRVVRLLTYALLIKYGFNVKTGGRVLNPTAVFCNDRDQYYSMLARADSGAGKELEVWCIYVLQGILDELRKVDRLTDLGYLSDRILTPAIFYAKERQLITAMEESVLRISVKNGVAKAADLAAGMPGMSSAQRTYQIKKLVERKMLQPIKEGARQYTIGFSNNYLIRGVIRALSNEGFIPATLNKAD
- a CDS encoding gamma carbonic anhydrase family protein; translated protein: MLYTLSDRTPELRGQQHFIAPNASVIGSVILENNVSIWFNAVIRGDNEPIHIGENSNIQDGSVLHTDPGAPLTIGNNVTVGHLVMLHGCTIGDGSLIGIHSTILNHAVIGRNCLIGANTLITEGKVIPDNSLVVGSPGKVLRSLREEEIAALHTNAARYVGNLSRYLNSLVSIT
- a CDS encoding GlcG/HbpS family heme-binding protein — protein: MISKPILTLDDAKKIAMAAEAEALRNSWRVVIAIVDDGGHLLYLQRNHDTQFGSVEIATQKARAAVAFQRPTKVIEDAVMGGRLIHLALPGVLPSEGGVPLMHDNQIIGGLGISGVRSFEDGQIAQAGVAALG
- the adk gene encoding adenylate kinase, whose protein sequence is MRLILLGAPGAGKGTQANLIKEKFNIPQISTGDMLRAAVKADSPLGQAAKKIMDAGGLVSDDIIINLVKERIKEADCVNGFLLDGFPRTIPQAQAIKDAGIGIDFVVEIEVPDSDIIQRMDGRLAHPASGRTYHIIFNPPKIPGKDDITGEDLIQRPDDRADTVRKRLEVYHEQTKPLVEYYLNWEKSGSAKGKSDGTHAPHCINIPGIGSVDSIRDRIFNALAAHQP
- the kdsB gene encoding 3-deoxy-manno-octulosonate cytidylyltransferase: MAFHVVIPARFASTRLPGKALLPIAGKPMVVRVAEQSAQSGAQQIWIATDHQSIIAAVHEYGFKACLTHAHHTSGTDRIAEVVEQLEWPDDTIVVNVQGDEPLMPPALISAVAQHLYGHPECAMTTACHPIHDEEAMRNPNIVKVVLDKHSNALYFSRAPIPYPRDAHTSGTSQPENLTVLRHIGIYAYRAGFLRTFLKLAPAAIEQIEMLEQLRALWHGYKIGVTISADVPPSGVDTEQDLHATRKLFDSKRIINDQINGAPP
- a CDS encoding Trm112 family protein, translating into MDSKLLEILVCPLCKSPLVYRKTEQELICKADRLAFPIQDDIPVMLADEARKLTPEEIERLR
- the lpxK gene encoding tetraacyldisaccharide 4'-kinase, translated to MQWLEQHWYRTTPLHLILLPVSFIFRMLAATRRALYRIGILTSVKLPVPIIVVGNITVGGSGKTPLTLWLAQQLIDSGWHPGIISRGYGGTTTSPLPVHASSSPDEAGDEAVLMAQRKLCPVWIGRDRVGVARALLQAHPECDIVLSDDGLQHYRLQRDFEIAVVDGIRRFGNGFLLPAGPLREPISRLTQVDAVVIHGGMATKDQHSMQLYGESFYNLLNPNTSAHAADFYGQRLHSIAGIGHPQRFFSHLNRLGLKAQAHPFPDHHRFTPADLDYTDADAILMTEKDAVKCTTFANEKCWVLRVDAQLDSLLTQQILERLTPDGLQTT
- a CDS encoding ExbD/TolR family protein, with translation MNFQRGRMREEPEINLIPMIDIFLVIIIFLMVSTTYTKFSELQINLPQASGDETTSQAKQINVSVDASEHYAINSAATTFNNVQNMSQALRAAAGEQKDPTIIINADAKAPHQAVINIMEAARLAGYGRITFTTSRK
- a CDS encoding MotA/TolQ/ExbB proton channel family protein yields the protein MFALVEAAGWPIWFLIVASVIAVALIAERLMTLRSKKIAPAELFNEVVQELKQRGVSDAMLSRLEAESPLGRIFAAGLKNIKSPSTVMKESVEEAGRAAAHELERFLTTLGTIASISPLLGLFGTMVGMIEIFGVQNTAESAPAALAHGISIALYNTAFGLMVAIPSMIFYRHFRAKVDGLTIEMEQQAIKLIEIIHGARRG
- the xseA gene encoding exodeoxyribonuclease VII large subunit; its protein translation is MIFKLVEDEKNHVFSVQELNMAAKQILENGLPLLWVRGEISNFVCATSRHWYFSLKDEQAQVRCVMFRHKSQYLDWQPKNGMQVEVLALATLYEARGEFQLTLEQMRPAGLGALYDAFERLKRKLEAEGLFDAARKRPLPFLPVQIGIVTSPQAAALRDVLITLAKRMPSTSVVLYPTPVQGEGAAQKIAQAIRLANERAECDVLMLCRGGGSIEDLWAFNEEILVRAIVASRIPVVSGIGHETDVTIADFVVDQRAATPTAAAQLVVPERQALLQRVYHWAQRLAHGKQRQFERVMQQLDYLQRRLVHPAQRVQQQTQHLDHLQRRLETVLAYMLQRQRWRWQLLQRRLHTVCPNIEQLSVRQTVLARHLLEVMQRTLERYNARLGSIHQHLDHLDPQQVLARGYSMVRDAHGAIILDSTVLPVGARLDITFAHSWAHVELKDKGESSPVQL
- the rpmB gene encoding 50S ribosomal protein L28 yields the protein MARVCQVTGKRPMVGNNVSHANNKTKRRFLPNLQRRRLWVETENRWVSLRLTNAGLRTIDKNGIDAVLLEMRARGENV
- the rpmG gene encoding 50S ribosomal protein L33 is translated as MREKIKLESSAGTGHFYTTDKNKRTTPEKIEIKKFDPVVRKHVMYKETKLK
- a CDS encoding DesA family fatty acid desaturase codes for the protein MFLGFIDLPWWGYVIVALTLTHITIASVTIFLHRHQAHRALNLHAIPSFFFRFWLWLTTAIVTKEWVAIHRKHHAKCETEEDPHSPVIVGIKKVLLEGAALYRKEAENQETLDKYGHGTPNDWLENNLFSKRSELGIALMLIINVLLFGPLGLTIWAVQMAWIPINAAGIVNGLGHYWGYRNFQTEDASTNIVPWGIFIGGEELHNNHHAYASSAKLSNKWYEIDIGWLYIRIIETLGLAQVKRRAPRIRLNQAKTSCDMETLHAVIANRYEVTARYAQLLKKTYSIEIARLKLQASDKIDVVRIKHWLHLDENVLTEQQKTKLSEVIKASGILQTTYTLRQELAVIWQSSTATKEQLVKQLEDWCHRAENSGIAALQEFSQRLRCYA